gagcgagtgtgtgtgcatgagtgtgtgcgcTGAGGTCCACCCCGCTCCGTCCTGCCACTCCCCGAATGGCACAGGGAAATCAGCAGATTGACACTCAAGTTCTGCAACAACTGCGTCAGAAGTTTCCAGAAGTGCCAGAGGGCGTCGTCTCTCAGTGCGTCATACAGGTGGGCGGGGCATTGGACAGGAGGtgatgggggagggggggtctttaaaaaataatgagaaattGTTTTTTATGAATATCTCACACCCTTACTGACTGTGTCTCTCCCTTCTTCtgtctctgctttctctctctctctgctttctctctctctctctctctctctctctctcacactctctctctctctctctcacactctctctctctctctctctctgctttctctctctctctctctgctttctctctctctctctctgctttctctctctctctctctctctgctttctctctctctctgctttctctctctctgtctctctcacactctctctctctctctctctctctgctttctctctctctctctcacactctctctctctctctctctctgctttctctctctctctctctctctgctttctctctctctctgctttctctctctctctgctttctctctctctctctgctttctctctctctctgctttctctctctctctctctctctgatttctctctctctctctctgctttctctctctctctctctctctctctctctctctctctgctttctctctctctctctctctctctgtctctctctgctttctctcactctctctctctgctttctctcactctctctctctgctttctctctctctctgctttctctctctctctgctttctctcactctctctctgctttctctctctctctctctgctttctctctctctctctctctctcactctctctctgctttctctcactctctctctgctttctctcactctgctttctctcactctgctttctctcactctgtctgctTTCTCTCGCTATGctttctctctgctttctctctctctctgctttctctcactctctgctttctctctctctgcattctctcactctctctctgctttctctcgctctgctttctctctgctttctctctctctgttttctcttgctctctctctgttttctcttgctctctctctgctttctctcgctctctctctgctgtctctctgttttctctgttttctctcgcgctctctgctttctctctctctctgctttctctcactctctctctctgttttctgtcacgctctctctctctttttctctctcagaatAAGAACGACTTGGCAGCGTGTTGTGAGTACCTGACCCAGGTGAGTCCCGGCTTCCTGTACAGCGAGGGCAGCCCGAGCGTGACGGACCTGCGCAATCACATGACCCAGCTCAACGTGGGCGTGTCGCAGAATACCCATGGTGCCGTGCAGCGCGAGCCAGTCAGGATGAACGGCAGCAGGACTCTCTCGCACAGCCTGAGTGACGGGCCCGTCAACGGTCCCCCGACTCCGGCCTCTGACTTCTACCAGGCAGAGTCTCAgtcacacgctcacacacacgcacccgccGCCTTCTGCGTAATGGAGCAGGTGCGAAAGCCACAGCCTCCGCAGCACCTCGGCCTGTACCAGCtcggggtcaaaggtcatggtTCGGCCATGCCCCTTCCCACCACGCCCCGTTTTAACCCCATCACGGTGACGCTGGCCCCCAACGCTGGCCGAAACACACCCACCTCGCTGCACATCCACGGCGGGCCTCAGGCCGGCCCCAACAGCCCCAACTCCATCTACATCCGGCCCTACGTCACCCAGATCTCACACCCGGGCGGCCAGCACCACCAGACCTCGCACGTTTACATGCCCATCAGCTCTCCCACCAACCCACAGCCCCCCTCGGCCTTTCAGGCTCCGTCTGCTGCAGCCTCTCAGGCCTCTTCCTCGTCCTCCTCATCGTCATCCTCGTCTGTGCCCTCATCTTTACCGGCGATGGCGGCCGCCCCCTCACTCGCGTCCTCCTTCAGCCAGTTCAACATCCAGAACATCTCCACGGGGCCCAGAAAGAACCAAATCGAGATCAAGCTTGAATCTCCTCAGAGAGTGGGCGGAGCCGCCGCCACTGCCGCCGCCACAGCGACCTTGATGTGCTCCGCCTCTGCTCCTCGACCGGCCTCGGCTTCTGGGTCCTTGTCCTGCCCGTCAccgtcctcctcttcctccactcCGCTCTCCAtcgagggggcggggcttagcCGAAGCCAGCCCACCGTCTACATCGCCGCCTCTCCTCCCGGCGCCGCTGCAACGACGGCGCCGTCTGAGGAGTGCGCGCTGATCCCTCCTTCTGGTCGCTCACAGCCCAAATTCTACATCTCCGCCAACGCCTCTTCGGACGAGAGCGGCGCTCGGAACCCGCCCACAGTCTACATATCTGCCAACCCCGCTCTTCCCGGTGTGACGGGAGGGCGGAGCCTAGGCGGGCAAGTCAGCATGGGGCCCGCCTACATCCATCACCACCCGCCTAAATCCCGCAGCTCGGTGGGGCCGGGAGGCGTGGCTACCTCGCCGCGTGTGGTAGTGACTCAGCCCAACACCAAATACACCTTCAAAATCACGGTCTCGCCGAACAAGCCGCCAGCCGTGTCCCCCGGGGTGGTGTCGCCCACCTTCGAGCCCACCAACATGCTCAGCGTGCCCGCCGATCAGCACTACCCCGAGCCCGAGGCCATCAGCCTGCCCGAGCCGCTCTCGCCCAACCGAGACCTGAGAGCCACCGAGAGCCGCCGGCCCAGCATGGGCTCTGACGACGCCGCATACACGCAGGGTAAGCGGACGAAGCTAAACGTTCCCATGCCTTCTGTgtccagtttatttatttactgtatttatttactgtatgtggTCTTTACTGTAATCTGAGCGCGAGAGCAGGAGATCTTCTCCCTGAGGCTCTGCTGCACACCAGCCTGCTACATGTTTTTTacacagtagtagtaatatgtgtttttcttttttatcattattattattttccgcTCAGCGCTGCCAagtggaaggtgtgtgtgtgtgtgtgtgagagagagagagagagagagagagagagagagagagttattcCTGAGTGTGAGTTTCCATACTGTTGACACTGGGCTGGGTTTTGGATAAACCgtgttcactcacacacttattaAAACCCTTTCAGAATCTCAGCTTtgttatctttgtgtgtgtgtgtgtgcccagtTGAGTGCTCGTTTGAGGGTAGAGTAAAAGTGACTTGgattgaggtgtgtgtttgtggaagtgtgtgtaaaatgtgcaCCAGCAGGGCAGTGTTTACCTTATATGGATTTTTGCCCTGTTGATGCCTGAGTCATTGACCgtgggccgtgtgtgtgtgtgtgtgtgtgtgtgtgtgtgtgtgtttccgttCCCGTGTACACGGGTGCACCTACTTTGAGTCAGTGTCTGCTTCTGTTAATTGTTTTACTGTAGTTAATGTGTAACGTGTATGTTTGAGGGTAGGGGTGTCTCTCAGCcctgtatcgtgtgtgtgtgtgcgtgcgtgcgtgtgtgtgtgtttgatttatgGATTATACATCTTGTTGAGGCACAAATATGGGAACATCTGACCATTTTGaccttgtgaggacatttggccGGTCGTCAAGAGGAACTGGTGGTgttttccctccttttttttttctaattcgcagatttatttactttatttaatcgCCTTCTAACTTCTTTACTTGAATTACTAGCGTGTATGCTTGCTCACTTGTGCACTTACTTAATTACTTGTGCAAATACttccttatttgttttattgacttgcatatttatgtactggcataattacttaattaatttaattactttaattacttgtttaattatttactttagTTATTTGGTACAAGTGTGCAAGTAAAGGAGTAACTCATGATATTCCCGTTGGGTTTTTAGCTATTTTTGGACACCctgtgttaaaatatatatatatatatatatatataacacttcCTATTGGTTAATGAGGTCACGTTTAAGGAAGCAGCAATAATAATTATCAGAAGGATAATAAGAGGccggtgcatgtgtgtgtgtgtgtgtgtgtgtgtgtgctgagacATTAAGCGTGACTCATGATGTTACATGTGCTGCTGTAGGAAGTGGAGCGTTGTTTGTTTCTCTCCTGTAAGACTAAAAGGCGTCCGGTTCCGTGGAAGTAAATATGGAGCGGATCCTCCGAGCGCTCCGTCAACGTTATTGGCTCTTTCAGGATCAGCGAACGGACGTCTCTTCCCTTCAGCGTTCAATAAATCCCAACTT
This genomic interval from Ictalurus furcatus strain D&B chromosome 2, Billie_1.0, whole genome shotgun sequence contains the following:
- the tab2 gene encoding TGF-beta-activated kinase 1 and MAP3K7-binding protein 2 isoform X1, with translation MAQGNQQIDTQVLQQLRQKFPEVPEGVVSQCVIQNKNDLAACCEYLTQVSPGFLYSEGSPSVTDLRNHMTQLNVGVSQNTHGAVQREPVRMNGSRTLSHSLSDGPVNGPPTPASDFYQAESQSHAHTHAPAAFCVMEQVRKPQPPQHLGLYQLGVKGHGSAMPLPTTPRFNPITVTLAPNAGRNTPTSLHIHGGPQAGPNSPNSIYIRPYVTQISHPGGQHHQTSHVYMPISSPTNPQPPSAFQAPSAAASQASSSSSSSSSSSVPSSLPAMAAAPSLASSFSQFNIQNISTGPRKNQIEIKLESPQRVGGAAATAAATATLMCSASAPRPASASGSLSCPSPSSSSSTPLSIEGAGLSRSQPTVYIAASPPGAAATTAPSEECALIPPSGRSQPKFYISANASSDESGARNPPTVYISANPALPGVTGGRSLGGQVSMGPAYIHHHPPKSRSSVGPGGVATSPRVVVTQPNTKYTFKITVSPNKPPAVSPGVVSPTFEPTNMLSVPADQHYPEPEAISLPEPLSPNRDLRATESRRPSMGSDDAAYTQALLVHQKARMERLCHELKLKKKNLEKLKEEVNEMESDLTRRRLQRSNSVSQIPSLDEMQQLRYKNRLLQIDIDCLTKEIDLLQARGPHFNPSAIHNFYDNIGFLGPVPPKPKGTPAAEPGSKNMKMVSEAEDDDGVQWGCTACTFLNHPALNRCEQCEFPRHF
- the tab2 gene encoding TGF-beta-activated kinase 1 and MAP3K7-binding protein 2 isoform X2, which codes for MAQGNQQIDTQVLQQLRQKFPEVPEGVVSQCVIQNKNDLAACCEYLTQVSPGFLYSEGSPSVTDLRNHMTQLNVGVSQNTHGAVQREPVRMNGSRTLSHSLSDGPVNGPPTPASDFYQAESQSHAHTHAPAAFCVMEQVRKPQPPQHLGLYQLGVKGHGSAMPLPTTPRFNPITVTLAPNAGRNTPTSLHIHGGPQAGPNSPNSIYIRPYVTQISHPGGQHHQTSHVYMPISSPTNPQPPSAFQAPSAAASQASSSSSSSSSSSVPSSLPAMAAAPSLASSFSQFNIQNISTGPRKNQIEIKLESPQRVGGAAATAAATATLMCSASAPRPASASGSLSCPSPSSSSSTPLSIEGAGLSRSQPTVYIAASPPGAAATTAPSEECALIPPSGRSQPKFYISANASSDESGARNPPTVYISANPALPGVTGGRSLGGQVSMGPAYIHHHPPKSRSSVGPGGVATSPRVVVTQPNTKYTFKITVSPNKPPAVSPGVVSPTFEPTNMLSVPADQHYPEPEAISLPEPLSPNRDLRATESRRPSMGSDDAAYTQALLVHQKARMERLCHELKLKKKNLEKLKEEVNEMESDLTRRRLQRSNSVSQIPSLDEMQQLRYKNRLLQIDIDCLTKEIDLLQARGPHFNPSAIHNFYDNIGFLGPVPPKPKGSDHWGSLDRRGRRINVSSKLKRDPSLPPVPPSLPAPPGSKNMKMVSEAEDDDGVQWGCTACTFLNHPALNRCEQCEFPRHF